The following proteins are co-located in the Larimichthys crocea isolate SSNF chromosome XXIV, L_crocea_2.0, whole genome shotgun sequence genome:
- the LOC104932865 gene encoding uncharacterized protein C14orf132, whose amino-acid sequence MDLSFMAAQIPVMTGAFMDSSPNDDYSGEHSLFNSSASVHAAASAASVHGQQEESQSMSSDAIWLWIAIVATIGNIVVVGVVYACTF is encoded by the coding sequence ATCCCAGTCATGACGGGAGCCTTCATGGACTCATCGCCCAATGACGACTACAGTGGCGAGCACTCACTCTTCAACTCTTCGGCCAGTGTCCACGCCGCTGCCTCAGCCGCCTCGGTACACGGCCAGCAGGAAGAGTCACAGTCAATGTCAAGTGACGCCATCTGGCTCTGGATCGCGATCGTCGCCACCATTGGAAACATTGTGGTGGTGGGTGTTGTCTACGCCTGCACTTTCTGA